One stretch of Brachyhypopomus gauderio isolate BG-103 chromosome 8, BGAUD_0.2, whole genome shotgun sequence DNA includes these proteins:
- the txnrd3 gene encoding thioredoxin reductase 3: MPPVDDEAGRGQIKARIRELIDSNAVVVFSKSYCPYCNKVKELFKELNVAYNAVELDLMDEGTSYQDVLHLMTGQKTVPNVFINKTHVGGSDKTMQAHKDGLLQQLLAAEGGSYDYDLIVVGGGSGGLACSKEAAALGKKVMVLDFVVPTPRGTSWGLGGTCVNVGCIPKKLMHQTTLLRTAMQDARSFGWEFSEQVSHNWETMKTAVNNYIGSLNWGYRVALRDKNVNYVNAYAEFVEPHKIKATNKRGKETFYTAARFVLATGERPRYLGIPGDKEYCITSDDLFSLPYCPGKTLVIGASYVSLECGGFLAGLGLDVTIMVRSILLRGFDQDMANRAGDYMETHGVKFLRKFVPVKVEELEPGTPGRLKVTAKSTETGEIIEGEYNTVLIAVGRDACTEKIGLDKAGVKINPKNGKVPVNEEEQTNVPHIYAIGDILEGKWELTPVAIQAGKLLARRLYAGSSTKCDYVNVPTTVFTPLEYGSCGLPEERAVELYGQENLEIYHSLFWPLEFTVPNRDNNKCYAKIICNKLDNERVIGFHYLGPNAGEVTQGFGAAMKCGMTKDQLDMTIGIHPTCAEIFTTMAVTKSSGGDITQSGC; encoded by the exons ATGCCGCCGGTGGACGACGAGGCCGGTCGCGGTCAGATTAAAGCCCGAATTCGTGAGCTGATCGACTCCAACGCCGTTGTGGTGTTCAGTAAGAGCTACTGTCCCTACTGCAACAAG GTGAAGGAGCTCTTTAAAGAACTCAATGTGGCGTATAATGCCGTAGAACTGGATTTGATGG ATGAGGGTACCAGCTACCAGGATGTACTACATCTGATGACCGGGCAGAAGACGGTCCCCAACGTTTTCATCAACAAGACCCACGTTGGAGGTTCTGACAAGACCATGCAG GCACATAAAGACGGCCTCCTCCAGCAGCTGCTGGCTGCGGAAGGCGGGTCCTACGATTATGACCTCATCGTGGTGGGAGGTGGCTCTGGAGGCTTGGCGTGCTCAAAG GAAGCCGCAGCCTTGGGGAAGAAGGTGATGGTTCTGGACTTTGTTGTCCCCACACCTAGGGGCACCTCCTGGG GTCTGGGCGGCACCTGTGTGAACGTGGGCTGCATTCCCAAGAAGCTGATGCACCAGACCACCCTGCTGCGTACGGCCATGCAGGACGCCCGCAGCTTTGGCTGGGAGTTCAGCGAGCAAG TGAGTCATAACTGGGAGACCATGAAGACTGCAGTGAATAACTACATAGGCTCTTTGAACTGGGGCTACCGAGTTGCCCTGCGAGACAAGAACGTCAACTACGTCAACGCTTACGCCGAGTTCGTGGAGCCACACAAAATCAAG GCTACGAACAAGCGAGGCAAGGAGACGTTCTACACGGCGGCCAGGTTCGTGCTGGCCACGGGAGAGCGGCCGCGATACCTCGGCATCCCCGGAGACAAGGAGTACTGCATCACCAG TGATGACCTGTTCTCCTTACCCTACTGTCCTGGAAAGACACTAGTGATTGGAGCATCCTACGTTTCCCTGGAGTGCGGGGGGTTCCTGGCTGGCCTGGGGCTGGACGTGACCATAATGGTACGCTCCATTCTCCTGAGAGGCTTTGACCAGGATATGGCCAACCGTGCAGGGGACTACATGGAGACACACGGGGTCAAGTTCCTCAGGAAGTTTGTACCGGTGAag gtggagGAGCTTGAGCCAGGCACCCCAGGCAGATTGAAAGTGACTGCCAAGTCCACAGAGACCGGCGAGATTATTGAAGGAGAATACAACACA GTGTTAATTGCTGTTGGTCGTGATGCGTGCACTGAGAAGATTGGACTAGATAAAGCTGGAGTGAAGATTAACCCCAA gAATGGGAAGGTGCCGGTGAATGAGGAGGAACAGACCAACGTTCCTCACATCTACGCCATCGGAGACATCCTGGAGGGCAAATGGGAGCTGACGCCCGTGGCCATCCAGGCTGGGAAGCTGCTGGCACGCAGGCTGTACGCCGGCTCCTCCACCAAG TGTGACTACGTTAATGTTCCCACCACGGTGTTCACCCCTCTGGAGTACGGCAGCTGTGGCCTCCCTGAGGAGAGGGCTGTGGAGCTATATGGACAGGAAAACCtggag attTATCACAGCCTGTTTTGGCCTCTGGAGTTCACCGTGCCCAACAGGGACAACAACAAATGCTACGCCAAGATCATTTGCAATAAGTTGGACAAT gaacgtGTGATTGGTTTCCACTACCTGGGCCCTAATGCTGGGGAGGTGACTCAGGGTTTCGGTGCTGCCATGAAGTGTGGGATGACCAAGGACCAGCTTGACATGACCATCGGCATCCACCCTACCTGCGCTGAG ATTTTCACTACGATGGCGGTGACCAAGAGCTCTGGTGGTGACATCACGCAGTCTGGCTGCTGA
- the LOC143521355 gene encoding carbohydrate sulfotransferase 11-like translates to MIKPIINRMVLAMCLGSFIMGLFYFQSNLKPVSDLSSGQLIMPGKSVRSPLQTLNATDPVQFSPLQLMHQARRELLEQVCHSHTHKRRILIPEDLKHLVVDDRHGLLYCYVPKVACTNWKRVLMVLTGTSEQRDPLLIPASEAHVPGNLRSLSEYSTSEINQRLRTYLKFLFVREPFERLVSAYRNKFTRSYNTAFHKRYGTLIVRRHRPRARPEALRHGDDVSFAEFVRYLADPRTLREEPFNEHWERVHSLCHPCLIHYDVVGKYETLEEDSRYVLQLAGVDGEVAFPEPAARIPTTGDMTASFFKDISPAYQQKLYNLYKMDFLLFNYSVPAYLKL, encoded by the exons ATGATAAAACCAATAATCAATCGGATGGTTCTTGCCATGTGTTTGGGGTCCTTTATCATGGGCTTATTCTATTTTCAAAGTAATTTGAAACCAG TGTCTGATCTAAGCAGTGGACAGCTGATAATGCCTGGCAAGTCTGTGAGGAGCCCCCTGCAAACCCTGAACGCCACTGACCCT gtgcaGTTTTCTCCTCTTCAGCTGATGCACCAGGCCAGGCGTGAACTACTGGAGCAGGTGtgtcactcccacactcacaaACGACGCATCCTGATCCCTGAAGACCTCAAGCACCTGGTTGTGGACGACCGCCACGGCCTGCTCTACTGCTACGTGCCCAAAGTGGCCTGCACCAACTGGAAGCGTGTCCTGATGGTGCTGACGGGCACCTCCGAGCAGCGCGACCCGCTGCTCATCCCCGCCAGCGAGGCCCACGTGCCGGGCAACCTGCGCAGCCTCTCCGAGTACTCCACTTCCGAGATCAACCAACGCTTGCGCACCTACCTGAAGTTCCTGTTCGTGCGCGAGCCCTTCGAGCGGCTCGTATCGGCCTACCGCAACAAGTTCACGCGCAGCTACAACACCGCCTTCCACAAGCGCTACGGCACTCTGATCGTCCGCCGCCACCGGCCCAGGGCCCGGCCCGAGGCGCTGCGCCACGGCGACGACGTCTCCTTCGCAGAGTTCGTGCGCTACCTGGCCGACCCACGCACGCTGCGCGAGGAGCCATTCAACGAGCACTGGGAGCGGGTCCACTCCCTCTGCCACCCCTGCCTCATCCACTACGACGTTGTGGGCAAGTACGAGACCCTCGAGGAGGACTCTCGCTACGTGCTGCAGCTGGCCGGTGTGGACGGCGAGGTGGCGTTCCCCGAACCGGCCGCAAGGATCCCCACCACAGGTGATATGACGGCCAGCTTCTTCAAGGACATCAGCCCAGCCTATCAACAGAAGCTGTACAATCTGTACAAGATGGACTTCCTGCTCTTTAACTACTCTGTGCCTGCCTACCTGAAACTCTGA